The Candidatus Methylomirabilota bacterium nucleotide sequence TTTGGAATTCGACGCCAGACCTTCGATACGCGCGATGACCCATCGCCCACTCCGGTCTCAAGCCGTTCGAGCTCCGGGCGACCCGACCGCGCAACGGAGTACTCAACCACGCCAGCGACGCCGACGGCCCAATAGACGCTTCTTCACCGCCTCCAGCGATTCCCGAGGCTCGGACGCGCGCTGCTTAGCCAGCGTGCGGTCGTAGAAGTCTTCCCGCAGACGGCCCTGCTTCTTGAGATCGATCTGAACGCCGTCTTGCGACCTGAGTTGTCGACCACGAACTGAACACCCTTCACCATTGCCCGTCAGCCTCGCGTGTGTTGGCGACTACGGTGCCAGGCACACTGGATGAACACGGAAGCCGTCCGACGACAAGAGGCCGGAGAGCCGCTGATTATCGCCCGCCGGATCTGCATGCGCCCAGCCGACGACGATCGCGATCCAGCCGCCGCGCAGGCCGGAGCTTCGCTCAGAGATGGCGGCCGCCCAACGTTTGTCTCGCGCGAAATCCTCAGGCTTTGATGGTAGCAGATCCGACCACATAATTCTCGAAACGCGATCGATCAGCTCCTTCTTGGACTTGAGTTCTGGCCGGGGGTCGGCGCTGCCCATGTACTCGCGCATCGTACGGCTACAAGGCGTAACGAGCCGCTCAAGCAAGTTGCGCGCGAGGCGCTTCGGGAACTCGTCAGCGTCCGCTCCGTATCGGCGTCTGAGGTCCGCCTCCTGAAAACCCATTTCTAACCACAGTCGATCAACGCTTGGGAACCGGTTCATATGGCCATCTCCCTCCCATGCGAGCGCAAGAGAAAGCTCACGACGGTCTTCGCCGCCGAGGAAACTCCAACGCGATCCGAGTTCCTTTTCTATCCAGGGTCGCCACTCGGCGAGGCGCTCAAAGACGGACTTCTCCCATTCGACTGCAATGAAGTCGGGCGCTGTTTCTTGCTTGGCGAGTTCCTCGAGTACAAAACTAGTCCAGCCAGTCGGCCACGAACACGTTGTACTCCCGAGAGGCGGAAGCGCCGCGGTTCGAGCAGAAGACGAGCCGGGCCCCGTCGCGCGAAAACATGGGAAAGGCCGCGAACGACTCGGCGAAGGTCACGCGCTCGAGCCCGGTGCCATCGCGGCGGACGAGGTAGAGCGCGAAGTTGAACCGGCCGGGATCGTGGACATTCGACGCGAAGACGATCCGCTCGCCGTCGGGATGGAGGAACGGCGCCCAGTTGGCGGCGCCGTTGGCCGTCACCTGTCGCGAGCCCGTCCCGTCGGCGTGCATCGCGAACAGCTCGGCGCGGAGCGGCCGCACCAGACCGCGCCGGAGATCCTCGCGGTACTCCGCGAGAACCGCCGGATCGGAGGGGTGCCACCCGCGCCAGACGATCTGGCGTCCGTCCCAGGAGAAGAATGGGCCGCCGTCGTAGCCCGGTCGGTCGGTGAGGCGCCGCACGTCCCCGCCGTCGGCCTCGCAGACGTAGAGGTCGAGGTCGCCCTCGCGGAGCGACGTGAAGACGACGCGCCGTCCATCGGGCGAGACCGCGCCTTCGGCGTCGTAACCAGGGTTGGCAACGATCCGCCGAAGGTCACTGCCGTCGGGAGCGCAGGTGAAGAGGTCGTAGTCGTAGAGCGGCCAGACGTAGCCGCGCGAGCGGTCCGGCGGCGGCGGGCAGTCGGGGTCAGCCAGGTGGGTCGAGGCGTAGAGGATCCGCCGGCCGTCAGGAAAGAAGTAGGCGCATGTGGTCCGGCCCTTGCCGGTCGAGACGAGGCGGACCTGGCGGCCGTCCGCCCGCATGGTGAAGATCTGGTCGCAGCCGAACGGCGGCCGGGTGGACTGGAACACGAGCTGCTCGCCGGTCCAGTCGAAATAGGCCTCGGCGTTCTGGCCGCCGAAGGTGAGCTGCCGGAGCCCGGCGAGGTGGCGCTCGCGGGGGTCCCGGGCCGGCGCCCCCTGCGCCCGGGCGCGCCGGGCGGCCACGTGCTCCCGGACCGCGGCCGCGGCCCCGGCGAGTCCGAGCCGCAGGAGGGTGCGCCGGTCCAGCGCCCGGTCGAGCACCGCGCCCTCACCTCCGCTGCTCTAGCGTGGCCTGCACGGTATGCTCGACGCCTTCGCGCACGTAGGTCACCTCGATCGTGTCGCCGGGCCGCCGGCTGCGAAGGGCGAACGTGAGGTCGTCGAGCGTTCGCACGGTGACCCCCGCAAAGCGGACGATCATGTCGCCGGTCCGGAGCCCGGCACGGTCGGCCGGGCTGCCGGTGCGCACCCCGCCGAGCCGCACGCCAGGCGCCGGCTGCTCGGCAAAATCCGGGACGACGCCGAAGAACGGGCCGTAGCCTCCGCCGCTCACTGGCGGAGCAGCCGCCGGAACACGGACGAAGGTCAGCCGGTCGTCCCGGTCGGCCAGCGCGCGCACGGTTCGGTGGGCGACGGCCACGACTTTGCGGAGACCGTCGGCGTTGACCTTGTCCCAGGTGTCGCTCGGCCGATGGTAGTCGGGGTGAGTCCCGGTGAAGAAGAAGACGACCGGTCGCTCCCGGTTGTGGAAGGCGGTGTGATCCGAGGGCCCGACCCCGTCGCCGCGCAGGAGGAGCTTCACCTCGAGCCCGACCGCCGCCTGCTCGACGAGCGCGCGCAGCCCCTGGCCGGTGTCCACGCCCATCGCGTAAAGCTGGTTGTCGCGCATCCGCCCGACGCTGTCGAGGTTCACCATCGCGACCGTGTGCTCGATCGGCACCGGCGGGTGGCCGACGTAGTGGCTCGACCCGAGCAGCCCGAGCTCCTCGCCCGAGAAGGCCGCGAAGACGAGGCTCCGGCGCGTGCCGCCCCGGGCGAAGGCCTCGGCCAGCCCCATCACCGCGGCGGTTCCGGAGGCGTTGTCGTCGGCGCCGGGGTGAACCTCGTCCGCCTGGGCCGGAGCGAGCGAAAACGGGCTCCCGCGGCCCAGGTGATCGTAGTGGGCGCCGATCACGACGGCCTCCTCGCGCAGGGCGGGATCCGTTCCGGGCAGGAAGCCGAGGACGTTGGCCGTCTCGCCCTGCTCGCGGACGAGCGCGACGCGGACCCGCGCGGACACGCCTGGGACCGGGCGTGATCGTGGCGTCAGCGACCGGTCGATGTCGGCGTGCAGCCCCGCGAGGCTCTGGCCCGCCGGCGCCAGCATCGCGCTCGCCACCGCCCGCGTCGCGCTGACGGCCAGGAGACCCCAGGCCGGCGTCGTGCCGCGAATCGGCTGGGGGCTGTCCTGGGATCGTCCCGGGTTCTCGACGATCGCGATCGCGGCCGCACCATGCTCGCGGGCGTTCAGCACCTTGTGGCGGAGCTCGGTGTAATGGAAGTGTTCGGCTGGCCGGAAGGGGCCGTGGGGGTTCCGTTCCTGCGGCTCGCCGGTCATCACGAGGACGACCTTGCCCCGGACCTCCACCCCGGCGTAGTCGTCGTAGCCGAGCGGCGGAGCGGTGATTCCGTAGCCGGCGAAGACGAGATCTCCCCGGGCCTCTCCGTCGTCGGAGAAGGTGAAGGGGAGAACGTCGCGTGAGGGCGCGAAGCCGCGCGGCGGGCGCCCGGGGACCGAGACCTCCACGAGGTTCCCGTGGCCCAGCCGGACGCCCGTCAGCACCCGGAAGCGCTGGAAGTATGTGCCGCCGTCCCCGAGCGGCCGAAGACCGATCCGCCGGAAGTGGTCGGCGATGTAGCTCGCGGCGCGGTCCGCCCCGGGTGTGCCGGCGGCGCGGCCTTCCATCGTGGGCCCGGACAGCTCCCGCACCCAGCCGAGGAGACGCGCGGCGTCGGGCAGGGGCTCGGTGGCCGCCCCGGCGACCGCCCACCAGGCGGCCGCGAGCGCCAGAACGGCCGAGAGCCCGCGTCGGCGGAGCATCAGCGGGGGAGGTGGATCGCCCTGAACCCCTCGGCGTAGGTGTAGCCCTGCGGCTTCCCGACGTCGGCGGCCCGCTCGCGCACCAGCCCTTCGACGGCGGCGAAGTCCTTGAGCTGGCTCGCGTGGCAGCGGAGGGCGGCGAGCTTCCGGTCCATCGTCTCGGTAATGTCGACGATGGTATCCGGCTCGGTGTAGCCCATCAGGTAGACCTCACGCACTTTGTGGGGCTGGAAGCCTTCCTGGAGGAGCTCCGGGAAATGCAGCCGGTCCCGGGCGTACGGATAGACGGCGTCCAGCGCGAGCCGCCCGGCGTGGCGGTGGTCACGGTGCCCCCCGTAGGGGTTGAGGGTCGGATACGGGTTCTGGGTCACGAGCCGGTCCGGCCGGAAGCGCCGGATGGCCCGCACGACGTCGCGCCGCGCGTCCCGGGTATCCTCGAGCTCGCCGTCCGGGTAGCCCAGGAAGACGAGATCCTTCACGCCGAGCGTGCGGGCGGCCGCTCGTTGCTCCTCCTCCCGGATGACCGCCAGGCGCTCCGGGGTCATGTCGGGGTCGTTCGAGCCCCTGTTCCCGTTCGTGGCGATGCAGTAGAAGACCTCGACCCCGTCGCCACCCCACCGGGCGACGCTGCCCGCGCAGCCGAACTCGGCGTCGTCGGGGTGTGCGACGACGACCAGCACCCGCCGAACCTCCGTCATGGTCCCTCCTCGTGTGGCGAGCCGCCCGGGCGGCCTTCGCCCGGGCCCTTTTGCCCCGCGCCCGCTCCACTTTACCACGTCGTCCCAAATGATATTTTCGATTGACCGAACTATAACAACGGTTTATGATTTTCCTCGACGCCTGTTTGGGGGGACCGACCGAGACCATGAAAAAGGCAAAGTCCGATTACCTGATCCAGTCGGTCAGCCGTGCCTTGGACATCTTCGAGGCCTTCACGATCGGCCAGGAGGAGCTCGGGGTCACCGAGCTTTCCCGGAAGCTCAAGCTTCACAAGAACAACGTGTTTCGCCTTCTGGCGACCCTCGAGACCCGCGGATACGTCGAGCAGGACAAGACCACCGGCAATTACCAGCTGGGAATGAAGATCTTCGAGGTGGCGAGCGTGTTCCTGCACCAACTCGGGCTGGCCAAGCAGGCGCGCGGGGTTCTGGAGCAGCTCGCCGCCGAGACGCGGGAAACCACGTACCTGGCGGTCCTCGAGGTCCCCTGGGTCGTGTGCCTCGACATGGTCGAGACTCCCCGGGCGGTCCGGGTCACATCCCAGCTCGGCCGGCGGCTG carries:
- a CDS encoding M28 family peptidase → MLRRRGLSAVLALAAAWWAVAGAATEPLPDAARLLGWVRELSGPTMEGRAAGTPGADRAASYIADHFRRIGLRPLGDGGTYFQRFRVLTGVRLGHGNLVEVSVPGRPPRGFAPSRDVLPFTFSDDGEARGDLVFAGYGITAPPLGYDDYAGVEVRGKVVLVMTGEPQERNPHGPFRPAEHFHYTELRHKVLNAREHGAAAIAIVENPGRSQDSPQPIRGTTPAWGLLAVSATRAVASAMLAPAGQSLAGLHADIDRSLTPRSRPVPGVSARVRVALVREQGETANVLGFLPGTDPALREEAVVIGAHYDHLGRGSPFSLAPAQADEVHPGADDNASGTAAVMGLAEAFARGGTRRSLVFAAFSGEELGLLGSSHYVGHPPVPIEHTVAMVNLDSVGRMRDNQLYAMGVDTGQGLRALVEQAAVGLEVKLLLRGDGVGPSDHTAFHNRERPVVFFFTGTHPDYHRPSDTWDKVNADGLRKVVAVAHRTVRALADRDDRLTFVRVPAAAPPVSGGGYGPFFGVVPDFAEQPAPGVRLGGVRTGSPADRAGLRTGDMIVRFAGVTVRTLDDLTFALRSRRPGDTIEVTYVREGVEHTVQATLEQRR
- a CDS encoding PIG-L deacetylase family protein — its product is MTEVRRVLVVVAHPDDAEFGCAGSVARWGGDGVEVFYCIATNGNRGSNDPDMTPERLAVIREEEQRAAARTLGVKDLVFLGYPDGELEDTRDARRDVVRAIRRFRPDRLVTQNPYPTLNPYGGHRDHRHAGRLALDAVYPYARDRLHFPELLQEGFQPHKVREVYLMGYTEPDTIVDITETMDRKLAALRCHASQLKDFAAVEGLVRERAADVGKPQGYTYAEGFRAIHLPR
- a CDS encoding IclR family transcriptional regulator — encoded protein: MKKAKSDYLIQSVSRALDIFEAFTIGQEELGVTELSRKLKLHKNNVFRLLATLETRGYVEQDKTTGNYQLGMKIFEVASVFLHQLGLAKQARGVLEQLAAETRETTYLAVLEVPWVVCLDMVETPRAVRVTSQLGRRLPAHAAALGKAQLAFRPHDELELLWKQHEPIGVTSRTLTDLGRLGEELRRVAEQEVAFEDEELEPDVRSVAAPIRDYAKRVVGAIGVTGPAFRLPLERLQEELAPRVKGAAHQVSKRLGYTVIPG